In Paenibacillus sp. BIC5C1, a genomic segment contains:
- a CDS encoding DUF58 domain-containing protein: MKPLLSTVRRGIRHPRVWSIAAVWMCCLAYVLFQGGKTSLMLLSMVTLLCIYLAIAGFSGVRRTHGVRKLSSGQDHEELLHAGDQVQVKLSLNIPGFLPLPYVVVREMLHRHNGESWSFKESLIPSMRGYGELSFQTPPLERGKYVFSETECASEDIFGLIEHRGTFKAKGEFRVLPRTVFIPYWQLYDRKSRLSGPQTALTRSRRETTQINGVRDYVYGDRLSRIHWNATAKTGTWKSKEFEHESVPKTILVLDALSGSYEHGEAFELAVSTAASLLEYGTRERMGMGLLTLSEMTSFFAPSESPMERQKMIHHLVDIQYNGQEKRLLPGVEKMSRQFPQGAYFVVISPQKDEKVLELLRWADTRGMTPCHILIEPTDSRRSSEWNAMLRGRGTRSFTVSHLQELPTVMGGGSV, from the coding sequence ATGAAGCCGCTTTTGAGTACAGTCAGAAGGGGAATACGCCACCCCCGCGTATGGAGCATCGCGGCGGTGTGGATGTGCTGTTTGGCTTATGTTTTGTTCCAGGGTGGGAAGACCTCCCTGATGCTGCTGTCGATGGTGACTCTGCTTTGTATTTACCTTGCGATTGCTGGTTTTAGCGGTGTGAGGCGTACTCACGGCGTGCGTAAGCTCTCTTCCGGCCAGGATCATGAAGAGTTGCTGCATGCGGGTGATCAGGTACAGGTAAAGTTAAGTCTGAACATTCCGGGATTTTTACCACTTCCATATGTGGTTGTGCGCGAAATGCTGCATCGGCATAACGGCGAATCCTGGTCTTTCAAAGAAAGCCTCATTCCAAGCATGCGAGGTTATGGTGAATTGTCATTTCAGACCCCCCCGCTGGAGCGAGGAAAGTATGTCTTTTCCGAAACGGAATGTGCCAGCGAGGACATCTTTGGACTGATTGAGCATCGGGGAACGTTCAAAGCCAAAGGCGAATTCCGGGTGCTGCCGCGGACGGTATTTATACCGTACTGGCAGCTGTACGACCGCAAATCACGGTTATCTGGTCCACAGACAGCCTTGACCCGCTCACGCAGGGAAACGACCCAGATTAACGGCGTCCGTGATTACGTTTATGGAGATCGCCTTTCCCGCATTCACTGGAATGCAACGGCAAAGACGGGAACGTGGAAGTCCAAGGAATTTGAACATGAATCGGTGCCGAAAACGATTCTGGTGCTGGATGCGCTGTCAGGCAGCTACGAACATGGTGAGGCCTTTGAACTAGCTGTGTCTACGGCTGCCTCCCTGCTGGAATATGGCACAAGAGAACGAATGGGCATGGGGCTGCTGACACTGTCGGAGATGACATCATTTTTTGCTCCCAGCGAAAGTCCGATGGAACGGCAGAAGATGATTCATCATCTGGTAGATATCCAATATAATGGCCAGGAGAAACGGCTGCTGCCAGGTGTCGAGAAGATGTCACGTCAGTTTCCTCAAGGTGCTTATTTTGTAGTGATTTCTCCCCAAAAAGATGAAAAAGTTCTGGAACTGCTCCGATGGGCTGACACACGTGGGATGACCCCTTGTCATATTCTGATTGAACCCACTGATTCCCGCCGGAGTTCCGAGTGGAATGCCATGCTGCGCGGAAGAGGCACAAGATCCTTTACCGTTTCCCATTTGCAGGAGCTTCCAACAGTTATGGGGGGAGGTAGTGTATGA
- the nirB gene encoding nitrite reductase large subunit NirB, producing the protein MNGNKEKLVIIGNGMAGISTVEQILKLSSRFDITVFGTEPYPNYNRIMLSYVLEGSKTIDDIVLNDLHWYEDYGITLHTGTTITRIESETREVVTAEGLRFPYDKVIIATGSSSFILPVPGHDKQGVVGFRDIADCNVMLEAAKQYKKAAVIGGGLLGLEAAKGLVQLGMEVTVVHLMQDLMERQLDPQASAMLKTELERQGIRFKMGAQTAELLGGERVEGIRFADDSVLNTDFVVMAVGIKPNTGVARESGLEVNRGIVVDDYMQTSLNNVYSVGECTEHRGVCYGLVAPLFEQGMILAKHICGVDTAPYEGSVVSTKLKISGVDVFSTGEFIDSPEHTIISHKDDWKRTYKKILLRDNIMVGAVLFGDITDSAELQKLIKQQAEMTDELYASLMGTGCGGHKKATSVETMAEDEIVCGCNGVTKGTIVDAITNEGLTSVDEIKACTGATRSCGGCKPVVEQILQYVLGDNFTAGAKQGICACTSLSRDEIVAEIRQKGLQTTKEVMHVLGWNQPEGCSKCRPAINYYLGMIAPDTHVDEKESRFVNERMNANIQKDGTYTVVPRMYGGVTTPEDLKRIADISVKYDVKAVKVTGGQRLDLIGVKKEDLPKVWAELDMPSGYAYAKSLRTVKTCVGSQFCRFGTQDSMAMGALLERKFERLDLPAKFKYAVNGCPRNCAESCTKDIGIVGNDGGWEIFIGGNGGIKARLADSLCKVKTDEELVELCGAIMQHYRETANYLERTSEWVERVGLEQIRAVVVEDVKERKALMERIEFALEQVEDPWKKALRNEEGQNKLFQGIEVSARP; encoded by the coding sequence ATGAACGGAAATAAAGAAAAACTGGTTATCATCGGTAATGGTATGGCAGGCATAAGTACAGTTGAACAAATTTTGAAATTGAGTTCCCGGTTCGACATTACCGTCTTTGGCACAGAGCCCTATCCCAATTACAATCGGATAATGCTGTCCTATGTGCTGGAAGGCAGCAAAACAATTGATGATATTGTGCTTAATGATCTGCATTGGTATGAAGATTACGGTATCACCCTCCATACGGGTACAACCATAACACGCATTGAGTCAGAAACACGTGAAGTAGTAACTGCGGAAGGCTTACGTTTCCCTTACGATAAAGTCATCATCGCAACCGGCTCCAGCTCTTTCATTCTTCCTGTACCGGGTCATGACAAACAAGGGGTCGTTGGCTTCAGGGATATAGCGGATTGTAACGTCATGCTGGAAGCAGCGAAACAATATAAAAAAGCGGCTGTCATTGGAGGAGGTCTTCTCGGCCTCGAAGCTGCCAAAGGCTTGGTCCAGCTCGGCATGGAAGTTACAGTCGTGCATCTGATGCAGGATCTGATGGAACGCCAGCTTGACCCTCAGGCATCTGCGATGTTAAAAACCGAACTTGAGCGACAGGGCATCCGGTTCAAGATGGGCGCACAAACCGCAGAGCTTCTCGGTGGAGAACGGGTAGAAGGTATTCGTTTTGCAGACGATTCCGTGCTGAACACTGATTTTGTTGTCATGGCAGTAGGCATCAAACCCAATACGGGTGTAGCCCGGGAAAGTGGCCTGGAAGTTAACCGAGGCATTGTAGTGGATGACTATATGCAGACGTCACTAAATAACGTGTATTCCGTCGGAGAATGTACCGAACATCGCGGTGTATGCTACGGCCTCGTTGCCCCACTGTTTGAACAGGGCATGATTCTGGCCAAACATATATGCGGTGTTGATACAGCTCCCTATGAAGGTTCTGTGGTATCCACGAAATTGAAAATTTCGGGCGTAGACGTCTTTTCCACCGGTGAATTTATCGACAGTCCCGAACATACGATCATTTCACATAAAGACGACTGGAAACGCACCTACAAAAAAATTCTGCTTCGGGATAATATCATGGTTGGCGCTGTACTCTTTGGTGATATTACGGATTCTGCCGAATTACAGAAATTGATTAAACAACAGGCTGAGATGACAGATGAACTGTATGCTTCACTGATGGGTACAGGTTGCGGTGGGCACAAAAAAGCCACATCCGTGGAAACCATGGCAGAAGACGAAATTGTCTGTGGATGTAACGGAGTAACCAAAGGAACCATTGTCGATGCCATTACGAATGAGGGATTGACCAGCGTAGACGAAATCAAAGCCTGTACGGGTGCAACCCGCTCCTGCGGCGGCTGTAAACCGGTTGTTGAACAGATTCTGCAATATGTGCTTGGAGACAACTTTACAGCGGGTGCCAAACAGGGAATCTGCGCTTGCACCTCCCTCAGCCGGGATGAGATCGTAGCGGAGATTAGACAAAAAGGATTGCAAACGACCAAAGAGGTCATGCATGTTCTGGGTTGGAATCAACCCGAAGGGTGTTCCAAATGCCGCCCGGCCATTAACTATTACCTTGGTATGATTGCACCAGATACTCATGTGGATGAAAAGGAATCCCGTTTTGTCAACGAACGTATGAATGCCAATATTCAAAAAGACGGCACGTATACGGTGGTACCGCGCATGTATGGCGGCGTCACAACGCCGGAAGACTTGAAACGCATTGCCGACATTTCGGTCAAATACGATGTAAAAGCCGTCAAAGTGACTGGAGGTCAGCGGCTGGACCTGATTGGAGTCAAAAAAGAAGATCTGCCCAAAGTCTGGGCTGAATTGGATATGCCTTCAGGCTATGCATACGCCAAATCGCTGCGTACAGTCAAAACATGTGTCGGCTCACAATTTTGCCGCTTCGGCACGCAGGATTCCATGGCGATGGGTGCTCTGCTAGAACGCAAGTTCGAACGTCTCGATCTACCTGCCAAGTTCAAATATGCCGTAAACGGTTGCCCTCGTAACTGTGCAGAGTCGTGTACAAAAGATATCGGAATCGTGGGCAATGACGGCGGCTGGGAAATATTTATTGGAGGCAATGGCGGCATCAAGGCCAGACTGGCTGACTCTCTGTGCAAGGTGAAGACCGATGAAGAACTAGTTGAGCTTTGTGGAGCGATCATGCAGCATTATCGGGAGACAGCCAACTACCTGGAGCGGACTTCCGAATGGGTGGAACGTGTTGGGTTGGAGCAGATTCGGGCCGTTGTTGTCGAAGACGTAAAAGAGCGTAAGGCGCTTATGGAACGAATTGAATTCGCTCTTGAGCAAGTGGAAGATCCTTGGAAAAAAGCACTGCGTAACGAGGAAGGCCAGAACAAACTTTTCCAGGGCATAGAAGTTTCTGCTCGACCGTAG
- a CDS encoding metal-dependent hydrolase, translating to MMGRSHLIIGTTVSLSVLQLAGMPVTAPAVTVALIGSLLPDIDEPNSLLVSKALPNSLIRLLQTILLPVAVFVYFYVQAKPWNLLLAILIAMVSFLPSRSLRKVLMFAIGLGLVFYGHAFAPWNLIAGSLLMLCTTLTHRGLTHTLYGTAVWAGLLYSTTHLQGPEIWVAGGTAYVMHLLADSLTNRGIRPLPPLKWRIRVNLMSTGTKHGAVVENVCIVLALILAWIAFSPLFL from the coding sequence ATGATGGGAAGATCCCACCTGATTATCGGGACAACTGTATCCCTCTCTGTTTTGCAATTGGCCGGCATGCCCGTGACTGCACCAGCGGTTACCGTGGCCCTGATCGGTTCGCTGCTGCCAGACATTGATGAGCCCAATTCGCTACTGGTATCCAAGGCATTGCCGAACAGTCTTATTCGGCTGTTACAGACAATCCTGCTGCCTGTCGCCGTATTTGTGTACTTCTATGTTCAGGCGAAACCCTGGAATCTGCTGCTTGCCATTCTGATTGCGATGGTATCTTTCCTGCCGTCCCGTTCCCTGCGCAAAGTGTTGATGTTTGCGATCGGATTGGGACTTGTATTTTATGGACATGCATTCGCACCGTGGAATCTAATTGCTGGCAGTCTGTTAATGCTGTGTACCACGTTAACCCACAGGGGGTTAACCCACACATTATATGGGACCGCGGTATGGGCTGGGTTGCTCTACAGTACAACTCATCTGCAAGGTCCAGAGATCTGGGTAGCCGGAGGTACAGCGTATGTCATGCATCTACTGGCTGATTCGTTGACGAATCGCGGCATTCGTCCATTGCCGCCACTCAAGTGGCGTATAAGGGTCAATCTTATGAGTACGGGCACGAAGCATGGAGCTGTTGTGGAAAATGTGTGTATTGTACTGGCTCTCATTTTGGCCTGGATTGCGTTCTCCCCTTTATTTCTGTAA
- the spoVAC gene encoding stage V sporulation protein AC — protein sequence MPAQNKGSGKKSSSSLSISEQEYKKVAKKHEPARPIWANCIKAFFVGGFICVIGQAIQEAFMAGFDMTSKEAASPTVAVMILISVILTCLGVYDKMAQWAGAGTAVPVTGFANSMCSAALEHRAEGLVLGVGANMFKLAGSVIVFGVVAAFIVGIIYAILGFGGGHL from the coding sequence TTGCCAGCTCAAAATAAGGGTAGCGGAAAAAAATCATCATCATCCCTGTCCATCAGTGAACAGGAATATAAAAAAGTCGCCAAAAAACATGAGCCTGCTCGTCCTATCTGGGCGAACTGTATTAAGGCATTCTTCGTCGGCGGATTCATCTGCGTCATTGGACAGGCTATCCAGGAAGCTTTTATGGCCGGGTTTGACATGACTTCCAAGGAAGCAGCCAGTCCAACCGTTGCGGTCATGATTCTTATTTCAGTTATCCTGACTTGCCTCGGTGTCTACGATAAAATGGCGCAATGGGCTGGTGCCGGAACGGCTGTCCCTGTTACCGGATTTGCCAACTCCATGTGCTCGGCAGCACTGGAGCATCGCGCCGAGGGACTCGTGCTGGGTGTTGGTGCGAACATGTTCAAATTGGCTGGTTCGGTCATCGTGTTTGGTGTAGTTGCTGCCTTCATCGTGGGGATCATATACGCCATTCTTGGCTTCGGAGGTGGACATCTATGA
- the spoVAE gene encoding stage V sporulation protein AE, with protein MQFLWAFIVGGLICVVGQLLMDGVKLTPAHTMSTLVVAGAVADAFGLYDPLVKFAGAGASIPITSFGNSLVHGALTELEKEGWIGVITGIFDLTAAGISSAIIFSFLAALVVRPKG; from the coding sequence ATGCAATTTTTATGGGCTTTTATTGTTGGCGGGTTGATATGTGTCGTGGGACAGCTTCTGATGGATGGTGTCAAACTGACGCCTGCACATACGATGAGTACACTTGTAGTGGCTGGTGCGGTTGCGGATGCGTTTGGGCTGTATGATCCACTCGTCAAATTTGCAGGGGCAGGAGCTTCTATTCCCATTACCAGTTTTGGTAACTCCCTCGTGCACGGGGCATTGACGGAACTGGAGAAAGAGGGATGGATTGGTGTCATTACGGGGATATTCGATTTGACCGCCGCGGGTATTTCCTCAGCGATAATCTTTTCTTTTCTCGCGGCATTGGTGGTTCGGCCCAAAGGGTAA
- the spoVAD gene encoding stage V sporulation protein AD has protein sequence MKLLGQQTWQFENRPRIIGRSAVGGPDEGQGPLASDFDYVYDNLEIGEKTWEKAERKLLEQASQMALINANITKEELQFFVGGDLMNQIISSSFSARKLGVPYLGVFGACSTSMETLALASLIVDSGAGDYVLAGTVSHNCTVEKQFRYPTEYGSQKPPYAQYTVTGSGCSVISRTGQGPVVTRATIGRIMDMGIKDPFNMGAAMAPAAADTIVSHFRDTGLEPGYYDLIVTGDLASVGLPIVKELLHKEGIPMEQTVFNDCGLMIYNLEKQPQVVAGGSGCGCSATVTYGHILNRMQKGELNKVLVVATGALLSPLSYQQGESIPCIAHAVAIEKEG, from the coding sequence ATGAAGCTCCTGGGACAACAAACCTGGCAATTTGAGAACCGTCCACGCATTATTGGCAGGTCGGCAGTCGGAGGACCAGATGAAGGCCAAGGGCCTCTGGCATCTGATTTTGACTATGTATATGACAATTTGGAGATTGGGGAGAAGACCTGGGAAAAGGCAGAGCGCAAACTCCTTGAACAGGCATCCCAAATGGCGTTGATCAATGCGAATATTACGAAGGAAGAGCTTCAGTTCTTTGTCGGCGGAGATCTGATGAACCAGATTATCAGTAGTTCCTTTTCTGCCCGCAAGTTGGGTGTTCCCTATCTGGGGGTATTTGGTGCCTGTTCAACCTCAATGGAGACGTTGGCCCTGGCCTCGCTCATCGTGGATTCGGGTGCAGGGGATTATGTACTCGCGGGTACGGTCAGTCACAACTGTACGGTGGAAAAGCAATTTCGTTATCCAACAGAATATGGTTCCCAGAAGCCGCCATATGCCCAATATACTGTTACGGGATCAGGGTGTAGTGTGATATCGCGTACGGGTCAGGGCCCGGTAGTCACCAGAGCGACAATTGGCCGAATTATGGATATGGGTATCAAAGATCCGTTTAATATGGGGGCTGCCATGGCTCCAGCCGCAGCGGATACCATCGTTTCTCATTTCCGGGACACAGGCCTGGAACCTGGTTATTATGATCTGATCGTTACAGGTGACCTTGCTTCGGTTGGATTGCCCATCGTTAAGGAGCTTTTGCATAAAGAGGGTATCCCTATGGAACAAACGGTCTTCAATGACTGTGGTTTGATGATATATAACCTGGAAAAGCAGCCTCAGGTTGTGGCCGGAGGAAGCGGCTGTGGATGTTCAGCGACAGTGACCTATGGTCACATTTTGAACCGGATGCAAAAGGGTGAACTCAATAAGGTATTGGTGGTCGCTACCGGTGCATTGTTGTCTCCACTTTCATACCAGCAGGGCGAGAGCATTCCTTGTATTGCACATGCTGTGGCCATAGAAAAGGAGGGATAA
- a CDS encoding M42 family metallopeptidase gives MNQKTLEMFRTLTEFPSVSGFERELRGWMKEQMSPYTDEFVQDRLGSLFGVLRGEASGPKVMVAGHFDEVGFMTTGITETGMIKFRPLGGWWSQAVLSQRLELITPDRRITGVVGSTPTHLLDESQRNKPVDLNHMYLDIGADNRAEAESWGIHPGMQIVPICEFTPMANPKKIMAKAWDNRYGVGLALELVEALHKEKLPNTLYCGATVQEELGLRGARTAANLIEPDIFFALDCSAANDMTGDKQSFGHIGQGALLRIFDPGMFTHRGIVEYVQDTASSNQIKMQYFISPGGTDAGAVHLSGIGVPSTVIGICARYIHTSSSIIHTDDYDAAKELLVKLVKGLDQTTLNTIIGNA, from the coding sequence ATGAATCAAAAAACGTTGGAAATGTTTCGAACGTTAACGGAATTCCCTTCCGTTTCAGGGTTTGAACGCGAGCTTCGCGGATGGATGAAAGAACAAATGTCTCCTTATACGGATGAATTTGTCCAGGATCGCCTGGGTAGCCTTTTTGGTGTATTGCGAGGAGAAGCGTCTGGACCCAAAGTCATGGTTGCAGGTCACTTCGACGAAGTTGGCTTCATGACCACAGGCATTACGGAAACAGGCATGATCAAATTCCGCCCACTTGGTGGATGGTGGAGTCAGGCTGTACTATCACAACGTCTGGAACTCATCACTCCGGATCGCAGAATTACAGGGGTTGTCGGTTCAACACCTACTCATCTTCTCGATGAATCCCAGCGCAATAAACCGGTTGATCTTAACCATATGTACTTGGATATTGGTGCAGATAACCGTGCAGAAGCAGAGTCTTGGGGAATCCACCCGGGTATGCAGATCGTACCGATCTGTGAATTCACACCGATGGCCAATCCGAAGAAAATCATGGCTAAGGCATGGGATAACCGTTACGGTGTAGGACTTGCACTTGAGCTGGTTGAAGCATTGCATAAGGAAAAATTGCCAAACACCCTCTATTGCGGTGCAACAGTTCAAGAGGAATTGGGACTTCGCGGCGCACGTACAGCTGCCAATCTGATTGAACCAGATATTTTCTTTGCATTGGACTGCAGTGCTGCGAATGATATGACCGGGGATAAACAATCATTTGGACATATTGGACAAGGCGCTTTGCTGCGAATCTTCGACCCAGGCATGTTCACCCATCGCGGCATTGTTGAATATGTTCAGGACACAGCATCATCCAACCAGATCAAAATGCAATATTTCATCTCCCCTGGTGGAACAGATGCCGGAGCGGTTCATTTGAGCGGTATCGGTGTACCATCCACGGTAATTGGCATCTGTGCTCGCTACATTCATACTTCTTCTTCCATTATTCATACGGATGACTATGATGCAGCAAAAGAGTTGCTCGTGAAGTTGGTGAAGGGTCTGGATCAGACAACACTGAACACGATTATCGGAAACGCATAA
- a CDS encoding AAA family ATPase, whose product MPVRKESIQIISAVRSNLESCIMGKSFEIQLLLTALLAGGHVLIEDVPGTGKTQLVKALSKSMRGEYRRIQCNPDILPSDITGVSVFHPRDERFYFRPGPVMTNILLADEINRATTKTQSALLEVMEERSVTVDGDTYDLPHPFMLCATQNPIDFEGTYTLPEAQLDRFMLKISLGYPDKDIEKTLLKQHQSGQPVDRLESVTHMDQISAIQQEIKEVFIGDPVMDYLLDVVRKTRSHPSVLLGASPRAAISFMMAVKAFAFLQERDYVLPDDVKTMAPYVISHRIVLRPESRLDSMSSEAVLNSVLQQVRVPVSMGQ is encoded by the coding sequence ATGCCTGTGCGCAAAGAGTCGATCCAAATCATATCAGCAGTTCGTTCTAATCTGGAATCATGCATAATGGGAAAATCTTTTGAAATTCAACTTTTGCTCACAGCTTTGCTTGCAGGCGGACACGTTCTGATTGAAGACGTACCAGGAACAGGCAAGACGCAGTTGGTTAAAGCATTATCGAAATCCATGCGCGGAGAGTACCGCCGCATTCAATGTAATCCTGATATTTTGCCAAGTGACATCACAGGTGTATCCGTTTTCCATCCACGTGACGAGCGCTTTTACTTCCGTCCGGGTCCGGTGATGACCAATATTTTGCTGGCAGACGAGATTAACCGGGCAACTACGAAAACGCAGTCCGCTTTGCTGGAAGTCATGGAAGAGCGCAGTGTAACGGTAGATGGCGATACGTATGATCTGCCTCATCCATTTATGCTCTGTGCAACCCAGAATCCAATCGATTTTGAAGGAACCTACACATTGCCGGAAGCGCAGCTGGACCGGTTTATGTTGAAAATAAGTCTGGGTTATCCCGACAAGGATATCGAGAAAACGCTGCTGAAGCAGCACCAGTCTGGTCAGCCTGTTGATCGGCTTGAATCCGTAACCCATATGGATCAGATATCAGCCATTCAACAGGAGATCAAGGAAGTATTCATCGGTGATCCGGTCATGGATTATCTGCTTGATGTGGTTCGCAAAACTCGCTCCCACCCATCCGTATTGCTGGGCGCAAGCCCGCGGGCAGCCATTTCATTTATGATGGCGGTGAAGGCTTTTGCCTTTTTGCAGGAACGTGACTACGTGCTTCCGGATGACGTGAAAACGATGGCACCTTATGTCATCTCCCATCGGATTGTGCTGCGTCCCGAATCGAGACTGGACAGCATGAGCTCTGAGGCTGTATTAAATTCCGTACTTCAGCAGGTTCGAGTGCCCGTCTCCATGGGGCAATAA
- a CDS encoding transglutaminase TgpA family protein, which yields MSTNGQELTVGRRSWYHAASLLWIFLIGMQWISFTQESWYTETTSLVLWTLAAVCILEVILPFKIMIRTIIKAIVLVYILHKTLTDYTVYIPYGTLMERTEQFVLHLTPYIWFSLCAWVMLEAALRLVTTTRRILVFLGINIISMGILDSFTQFPLWIEIAWVMFAGMGWLVCQHFRNFQLQYPQGWKRIIRYPYKILANIAIIFSLIIVASVNMPEVPPTLTDPYTAWRNYTGSSGSQTGNGTLDIPAATESGYSREDNQLGGGFNFDYTPVMSVTTNERSYWRGETRAEYTGTGWDDRGRGATEDVEAGQALENDESGSVTTKQVTQKVTMLNDNVYPILFGAYSISEVTSVNGEANSDRMLWNPEQAELHVVTDRQQPQYPKTYTIVSEAPVIVEDELRTKSFDDLYTSNPADDMYLQLPSRFPDRVTDLAAEITASANTPYEKVALLQNYLQQNFDYTNNPDLSRKVSSDFVEGFLFDIREGYCDYFSTALVMMARSEGIPARWVKGYAPGQLSLNSDMQAPRQPGAEIETTYTVTNADAHSWAEVYFGEYGWIPVEATPGFDMPLLTEQPDVQPVDEPEEQPEEEPVKEEEQTPAPEQASSSIPAFVIWAAGAIIVLWVAYMFWRNRLSLRFFVLRVRTGGPLTPEQKVVAETERWIRYVKRKGLTRSGDETLRESVTRWSQAKPAAAATLHELLAKFEQTRYSPASVTADDWKGVYQTALKLRKELKAERA from the coding sequence ATGAGTACTAATGGCCAAGAGCTGACAGTGGGGAGAAGATCCTGGTATCATGCGGCTTCGTTGCTCTGGATTTTCCTGATTGGCATGCAGTGGATATCATTTACACAGGAATCCTGGTATACGGAGACCACTTCATTGGTACTGTGGACACTCGCTGCGGTCTGTATTCTGGAAGTTATTCTGCCTTTCAAAATAATGATTCGAACGATAATCAAGGCGATTGTCCTTGTATATATTTTGCATAAGACTTTAACTGATTACACGGTTTATATTCCTTATGGCACGTTAATGGAGCGTACAGAGCAATTTGTGTTGCACCTGACACCTTACATCTGGTTCTCCCTATGCGCGTGGGTGATGCTTGAAGCTGCCCTGCGCTTGGTGACTACAACGCGCCGGATTCTCGTTTTTCTGGGCATTAACATTATATCCATGGGAATTCTGGACTCCTTTACTCAGTTTCCACTTTGGATTGAAATCGCTTGGGTTATGTTTGCGGGAATGGGATGGCTGGTATGTCAGCACTTCCGTAATTTCCAACTGCAATATCCACAAGGGTGGAAACGAATTATCCGATATCCCTATAAAATTCTGGCCAACATTGCAATCATATTCTCTCTCATTATCGTAGCCAGTGTGAACATGCCGGAAGTTCCTCCTACCCTTACTGATCCTTATACCGCGTGGCGTAACTACACCGGAAGTTCGGGGAGTCAGACTGGCAACGGAACACTGGACATTCCCGCAGCTACCGAGTCAGGATACAGCAGGGAAGACAACCAGCTTGGCGGAGGATTCAACTTCGACTATACCCCTGTCATGTCCGTCACTACCAATGAACGCAGTTACTGGCGCGGTGAGACGCGTGCAGAGTATACAGGAACAGGCTGGGATGATCGTGGACGAGGTGCAACAGAGGATGTTGAGGCCGGACAGGCTCTGGAGAATGACGAATCCGGAAGTGTAACTACCAAGCAAGTCACTCAGAAAGTGACGATGTTGAATGACAACGTGTATCCGATCCTCTTTGGAGCCTATTCTATCTCTGAAGTCACATCTGTCAATGGTGAGGCGAATTCGGACCGGATGTTATGGAATCCGGAGCAGGCAGAGCTGCATGTCGTAACAGACCGCCAGCAACCGCAATATCCCAAAACGTATACGATTGTATCCGAAGCGCCAGTTATTGTGGAAGATGAGCTTCGTACCAAATCTTTTGATGATCTGTATACGAGCAATCCGGCAGATGATATGTATCTCCAGCTGCCATCCAGATTCCCTGATCGGGTGACGGACCTGGCCGCTGAAATTACAGCATCGGCAAATACACCGTATGAAAAAGTGGCATTACTGCAAAACTATTTACAACAAAATTTTGATTACACAAACAATCCGGATTTATCCCGAAAAGTAAGCAGTGACTTTGTTGAAGGATTTTTATTTGACATTCGTGAAGGGTATTGTGATTACTTCTCGACTGCGCTGGTTATGATGGCACGCTCCGAGGGTATTCCCGCTCGTTGGGTGAAAGGGTACGCGCCGGGACAGTTGTCGTTGAATTCAGACATGCAAGCCCCACGCCAACCTGGGGCTGAGATCGAGACAACGTACACTGTAACGAATGCAGATGCGCATTCTTGGGCTGAAGTTTATTTTGGCGAGTATGGATGGATTCCGGTTGAAGCAACGCCGGGCTTTGACATGCCGTTGCTCACGGAACAACCAGATGTACAGCCTGTAGATGAGCCTGAAGAACAACCTGAAGAGGAACCGGTAAAAGAGGAAGAGCAAACTCCTGCGCCTGAGCAGGCTTCATCCAGTATCCCGGCTTTTGTAATCTGGGCTGCGGGAGCCATCATCGTATTGTGGGTGGCTTATATGTTCTGGCGAAATCGTCTCTCGCTTCGATTCTTTGTACTTCGTGTGCGGACAGGTGGACCGCTAACGCCTGAACAAAAGGTAGTGGCAGAGACCGAACGCTGGATTCGTTATGTGAAGCGCAAGGGATTGACCCGGAGCGGGGACGAGACACTTCGTGAATCCGTAACCCGCTGGAGCCAGGCGAAACCAGCTGCAGCAGCGACATTGCATGAACTTCTAGCGAAGTTTGAACAGACTCGCTATAGTCCGGCGTCAGTAACTGCAGACGACTGGAAGGGCGTCTACCAGACCGCCTTGAAGCTGCGCAAGGAACTTAAAGCGGAACGGGCGTAA